From the genome of Polyodon spathula isolate WHYD16114869_AA chromosome 14, ASM1765450v1, whole genome shotgun sequence, one region includes:
- the LOC121327425 gene encoding volume-regulated anion channel subunit LRRC8B-like isoform X2 — protein sequence MLSGSELKHFVSGRSLYHVLQPWWDVFSHHLSIMMLMVAAVGGTLQIAQCKILCVPCQLSSDHGCTPPLDLGTANHSSASYTSTGIPLLTGIINDLDLQQYSYIDAVCYEKQLHWFAKFFPYLVLSQTLIFILVSNFWFKYPSTSSRLVHFVSILRKCCDSPWTTRALSETVAEQNSQRSTLSKYSVLKSSSSMDGDVRPNNLVGIDPIGILDKKEGEQAKAIFEKVKKFKMHVEEKDIIYRLYMNQILAKLMLFFIIMAYIPYVTTCISFDLDCVVDIQAFTGYQRYHCVHSLATIFKMLASFYVVLVIMYGLMCFYSFWWMLRRSLKQYSFESVREGSSYSDIPDLKNDFAFILHLLDQYDPLFSKRFSVFLSEVSENKLKQINLNDTWTAEKLKQKLSRNIQDKVELQLLLLSGIPDAVFELKELEVLKLELIPDARFLLKVTQLVNLKEIWLNHTIATVDFPALSFLSENIKILRLRCTDMDRAPQWMFSLINLRELYLDLPPESNAQFINGLAKLKNLKVLFLKNSIPCIPQVIPCSLSSLQNLSVNNEGTRLTELNNLKMMINLTCLKLVNCDLERIPHSVFSLTDLWEIDLEGNNLKTVEEIISFQHLQRLCTIKLWHNNIAYIPMHIGALESLEQLYLSHNNIDTIPLQLFLCSKLSLLDLSHNSLTFIPDEIHYLKKLQYFAVTNNNVSSLPDGLFQCRMLQSLLLGNNSLSVLPPLVSELVNLVELELSGNQLETLPVELGGCLNLRASGLIVEDCLFRSLPSAMKENWLQSEKEQL from the exons ATGCTTTCAGGAAGCGAGCTCAAACACTTTGTCAGTGGTCGGTCATTGTACCATGTTCTACAACCATGGTGGGATGTCTTCAGCCACCACCTCTCCATTATGATGCTTATGGTCGCTGCTGTTGGCGGAACTCTGCAAATTGCCCAGTGCAAGATTCTTTGTGTTCCTTGTCAGCTGTCTTCAGATCATGGTTGTACACCTCCTTTAGATTTGGGCACAGCAAATCATAGCTCAGCAAGCTACACCAGTACTGGTATCCCACTCCTAACTGGAATTATAAACGATCTGGATTTGCAGCAGTATTCGTACATTGATGCTGTGTGCTATGAGAAACAACTCCATTGGTTTGCTAAGTTCTTCCCCTATCTGGTCCTCTCCCAGACGTTGATCTTCATACTGGTTAGCAATTTTTGGTTTAAGTACCCCAGTACAAGTTCAAGACTTGTGCACTTTGTTTCCATTTTACGTAAATGTTGTGACTCTCCTTGGACCACTCGTGCTTTGTCCGAAACGGTTGCTGAACAAAACAGTCAGCGGTCCACTCTGAGCAAATATAGTGTTTTAAAGTCATCATCTTCAATGGATGGTGATGTTAGACCCAATAATTTAGTGGGAATTGACCCAATTGGTATTTTGGACAAAAAAGAGGGTGAACAAGCTAAAgcaatttttgaaaaagttaaaaagtttaaaatgcatgttgaaGAAAAAGACATTATATATCGATTATATATGAATCAGATACTGGCTAAACTGATGTTGTTCTTCATCATTATGGCTTATATCCCTTATGTTACTACTTGTATATCATTTGATTTAGATTGCGTGGTTGACATACAAGCATTTACAGGGTATCAGAGATATCACTGTGTCCATTCTTTGGCGACCATTTTCAAAATGCTTGCATCATTCTATGTGGTGTTAGTTATAATGTATGGGcttatgtgtttttatagtttttggTGGATGCTCAGACGTTCTCTTAAACAATACTCGTTTGAGTCTGTTCGAGAAGGAAGCAGCTACAGTGACATCCCGGATCTTAAGAATGATTTTGCTTTTATCCTTCACTTGTTAGACCAATACGACCCTCTTTTCTCTAAACGCTTTTCTGTCTTTTTATCAGAGGTCAGTGAAAACAAACTTAAACAGATTAATCTGAACGATACATGGACTGCTGAAAAGTTGAAGCAAAAGCTGTCACGTAATATACAAGACAAAGTAGAACTGCAACTATTACTACTCAGTGGGATTCCAGATGCTGTATTTGAGTTAAAAGAACTTGAAGTCCTAAAGCTCGAGCTCATTCCTGATGCCAGGTTCCTACTAAAAGTAACGCAGCTTGTCAATCTGAAAGAAATATGGCTTAACCATACGATAGCTACTGTGGATTTCCCAGCACTAAGTTTCCTgtctgaaaacattaaaatattaaggTTAAGATGTACAGATATGGATAGAGCTCCACAGTGGATGTTTAGTTTAATAAACCTCAGGGAACTTTACTTGGACCTGCCTCCAGAAAGTAATGCTCAATTCATTAACGGACTTGCAAAGCTTAAAAATCTGAAAGTTCTGTTCTTAAAGAACAGTATACCATGCATTCCACAGGTGATACCTTGCTCATTGTCTTCCCTGCAGAATTTATCTGTAAACAATGAAGGCACAAGATTAACAGAGTTAAATAACCTCAAAATGATGATAAACCTCACATGCCTTAAGCTTGTCAACTGTGATCTAGAGCGAATCCCACACTCAGTTTTCAGTCTTACTGATCTGTGGGAAATTGATCTGGAAGGAAACAATCTTAAAACAGTTGAAGAAATTATTAGTTTTCAGCACCTTCAGAGACTTTGCACTATCAAACTGTGGCACAACAACATTGCATATATCCCTATGCATATTGGGGCTTTGGAAAGTCTTGAGCAACTTTACCTGAGCCATAACAACATTGATACCATTCCTCTACAGCTTTTCCTGTGCAGCAAACTATCCCTTCTAGACCTTAGTCACAACAGCTTAACTTTTATTCCAGATGAAATACACTATCTTAAGAAGTTACAGTACTTTGCCGTCACCAACAATAATGTAAGTAGT CTGCCAGATGGATTATTTCAGTGCAGAATGCTCCAGTCTTTGCTTCTGGGAAATAACAGTCTATCAGTATTACCTCCCCTGGTTAGTGAACTAGTGAACCTAGTAGAGCTGGAGCTCAGTGGAAACCAACTGGAGACACTACCTGTGGAGCTGGGGGGCTGTTTGAACCTTAGAGCTAGTGGTCTGATTGTAGAAGATTGTCTATTCCGTTCCCTTCCATCTGCAATGAAAGAAAACTGGCTACAATCTGAGAAAGAGCAACTGTGA
- the LOC121327425 gene encoding volume-regulated anion channel subunit LRRC8B-like isoform X1 — protein MLSGSELKHFVSGRSLYHVLQPWWDVFSHHLSIMMLMVAAVGGTLQIAQCKILCVPCQLSSDHGCTPPLDLGTANHSSASYTSTGIPLLTGIINDLDLQQYSYIDAVCYEKQLHWFAKFFPYLVLSQTLIFILVSNFWFKYPSTSSRLVHFVSILRKCCDSPWTTRALSETVAEQNSQRSTLSKYSVLKSSSSMDGDVRPNNLVGIDPIGILDKKEGEQAKAIFEKVKKFKMHVEEKDIIYRLYMNQILAKLMLFFIIMAYIPYVTTCISFDLDCVVDIQAFTGYQRYHCVHSLATIFKMLASFYVVLVIMYGLMCFYSFWWMLRRSLKQYSFESVREGSSYSDIPDLKNDFAFILHLLDQYDPLFSKRFSVFLSEVSENKLKQINLNDTWTAEKLKQKLSRNIQDKVELQLLLLSGIPDAVFELKELEVLKLELIPDARFLLKVTQLVNLKEIWLNHTIATVDFPALSFLSENIKILRLRCTDMDRAPQWMFSLINLRELYLDLPPESNAQFINGLAKLKNLKVLFLKNSIPCIPQVIPCSLSSLQNLSVNNEGTRLTELNNLKMMINLTCLKLVNCDLERIPHSVFSLTDLWEIDLEGNNLKTVEEIISFQHLQRLCTIKLWHNNIAYIPMHIGALESLEQLYLSHNNIDTIPLQLFLCSKLSLLDLSHNSLTFIPDEIHYLKKLQYFAVTNNNIDELPDGLFQCRMLQSLLLGNNSLSVLPPLVSELVNLVELELSGNQLETLPVELGGCLNLRASGLIVEDCLFRSLPSAMKENWLQSEKEQL, from the exons ATGCTTTCAGGAAGCGAGCTCAAACACTTTGTCAGTGGTCGGTCATTGTACCATGTTCTACAACCATGGTGGGATGTCTTCAGCCACCACCTCTCCATTATGATGCTTATGGTCGCTGCTGTTGGCGGAACTCTGCAAATTGCCCAGTGCAAGATTCTTTGTGTTCCTTGTCAGCTGTCTTCAGATCATGGTTGTACACCTCCTTTAGATTTGGGCACAGCAAATCATAGCTCAGCAAGCTACACCAGTACTGGTATCCCACTCCTAACTGGAATTATAAACGATCTGGATTTGCAGCAGTATTCGTACATTGATGCTGTGTGCTATGAGAAACAACTCCATTGGTTTGCTAAGTTCTTCCCCTATCTGGTCCTCTCCCAGACGTTGATCTTCATACTGGTTAGCAATTTTTGGTTTAAGTACCCCAGTACAAGTTCAAGACTTGTGCACTTTGTTTCCATTTTACGTAAATGTTGTGACTCTCCTTGGACCACTCGTGCTTTGTCCGAAACGGTTGCTGAACAAAACAGTCAGCGGTCCACTCTGAGCAAATATAGTGTTTTAAAGTCATCATCTTCAATGGATGGTGATGTTAGACCCAATAATTTAGTGGGAATTGACCCAATTGGTATTTTGGACAAAAAAGAGGGTGAACAAGCTAAAgcaatttttgaaaaagttaaaaagtttaaaatgcatgttgaaGAAAAAGACATTATATATCGATTATATATGAATCAGATACTGGCTAAACTGATGTTGTTCTTCATCATTATGGCTTATATCCCTTATGTTACTACTTGTATATCATTTGATTTAGATTGCGTGGTTGACATACAAGCATTTACAGGGTATCAGAGATATCACTGTGTCCATTCTTTGGCGACCATTTTCAAAATGCTTGCATCATTCTATGTGGTGTTAGTTATAATGTATGGGcttatgtgtttttatagtttttggTGGATGCTCAGACGTTCTCTTAAACAATACTCGTTTGAGTCTGTTCGAGAAGGAAGCAGCTACAGTGACATCCCGGATCTTAAGAATGATTTTGCTTTTATCCTTCACTTGTTAGACCAATACGACCCTCTTTTCTCTAAACGCTTTTCTGTCTTTTTATCAGAGGTCAGTGAAAACAAACTTAAACAGATTAATCTGAACGATACATGGACTGCTGAAAAGTTGAAGCAAAAGCTGTCACGTAATATACAAGACAAAGTAGAACTGCAACTATTACTACTCAGTGGGATTCCAGATGCTGTATTTGAGTTAAAAGAACTTGAAGTCCTAAAGCTCGAGCTCATTCCTGATGCCAGGTTCCTACTAAAAGTAACGCAGCTTGTCAATCTGAAAGAAATATGGCTTAACCATACGATAGCTACTGTGGATTTCCCAGCACTAAGTTTCCTgtctgaaaacattaaaatattaaggTTAAGATGTACAGATATGGATAGAGCTCCACAGTGGATGTTTAGTTTAATAAACCTCAGGGAACTTTACTTGGACCTGCCTCCAGAAAGTAATGCTCAATTCATTAACGGACTTGCAAAGCTTAAAAATCTGAAAGTTCTGTTCTTAAAGAACAGTATACCATGCATTCCACAGGTGATACCTTGCTCATTGTCTTCCCTGCAGAATTTATCTGTAAACAATGAAGGCACAAGATTAACAGAGTTAAATAACCTCAAAATGATGATAAACCTCACATGCCTTAAGCTTGTCAACTGTGATCTAGAGCGAATCCCACACTCAGTTTTCAGTCTTACTGATCTGTGGGAAATTGATCTGGAAGGAAACAATCTTAAAACAGTTGAAGAAATTATTAGTTTTCAGCACCTTCAGAGACTTTGCACTATCAAACTGTGGCACAACAACATTGCATATATCCCTATGCATATTGGGGCTTTGGAAAGTCTTGAGCAACTTTACCTGAGCCATAACAACATTGATACCATTCCTCTACAGCTTTTCCTGTGCAGCAAACTATCCCTTCTAGACCTTAGTCACAACAGCTTAACTTTTATTCCAGATGAAATACACTATCTTAAGAAGTTACAGTACTTTGCCGTCACCAACAATAAT attGATGAGCTGCCAGATGGATTATTTCAGTGCAGAATGCTCCAGTCTTTGCTTCTGGGAAATAACAGTCTATCAGTATTACCTCCCCTGGTTAGTGAACTAGTGAACCTAGTAGAGCTGGAGCTCAGTGGAAACCAACTGGAGACACTACCTGTGGAGCTGGGGGGCTGTTTGAACCTTAGAGCTAGTGGTCTGATTGTAGAAGATTGTCTATTCCGTTCCCTTCCATCTGCAATGAAAGAAAACTGGCTACAATCTGAGAAAGAGCAACTGTGA
- the LOC121326423 gene encoding volume-regulated anion channel subunit LRRC8C: protein MIPVTEFRQFSEQQPAFRVLKPWWDVFTDYLSVAMLMIGVFGCTLQVMQDKIICLPKRISMANQTLLLNSTTESAPEPPLPPPAQPSPAPAVNEMKGLKTNLDIQQYSFINQMCYERALHWYAKYFPYLVLIHTLVFMLCSNFWFKFPGSSSKIEHFISILGKCFDSPWTTRALSEVSGENPEEKDKKKNTLNKPNLNTLVMEDNSGKTQSLKSVPEKLVVDKPTAGALDKKEGEQAKALFEKVKKFRLHVEEGDLLYSMYVRQTVLKVLKFLIIIIYNSALVSKVQFTVSCNVDIQDMTGYKNFSCNHTMAHLFSKLSFCYLSLVSVYGLTCLYTLYWLFYRSLKEYSFEYVRQETGIDDIPDVKNDFSFMLHMIDQYDPLYSKRFAVFLSEVSENKLKQLNLNNEWTPDKLRQRLQTNSSNRLELQLFMLSGLPDTIFEVAELQSLRLEIINNVTIPASIAQLENLQELALYQCSLKIHSAATSFLKENLKVLRVKFDDNRELPHWLYCLRNLEELHLTGSLSPDVSKTITLDSLRELKSLKTLSLKSNFTKIPQCIVDVSSHLQKLYIHNDGTKLVMLNNLKKMTNLTELELVHCDLERIPHAVFSLVNLQELDLKENNLKSIEEILSFQHLRKLTCLKLWHNGIPYIPEHIKKLTSLERLYFSHNKIEVLPSHLFLCNKLRFLDLSYNDIRFIPPEVGVLQSLQYFSITCNKVESLPDELYFCKKLKTLKIGKNSLSLLSPKIANLVLLTLLDLKGNHFEALPAELGACKALKRSGLIVEDALFETLPSEVREKMKVE, encoded by the exons ATGATTCCAGTCACAGAGTTCCGGCAGTTCTCAGAGCAGCAGCCAGCATTCCGAGTGCTGAAGCCATGGTGGGATGTCTTTACAGACTACCTTTCAGTAGCCATGCTCATGATCGGAGTGTTTGGATGCACTTTGCAG GTAATGCAAGATAAAATCATCTGCCTTCCCAAAAGAATTTCCATGGCAAACCAAACTCTCCTTCTTAACTCCACTACTGAGTCTGCACCAGAGCCTCCTCTACCCCCACCTGCCCAGCCCTCCCCAGCTCCGGCCGTCAACGAAATGAAGGGGCTAAAAACCAACCTGGACATCCAGCAGTACAGCTTTATAAACCAGATGTGCTACGAGCGGGCGCTGCACTGGTACGCAAAGTATTTCCCCTATCTGGTGCTCATACACACGCTTGTCTTCATGTTGTGCAGTAACTTCTGGTTCAAGTTTCCGGGTTCGAGCTCTAAAATTGAACATTTCATATCTATACTGGGGAAGTGTTTCGATTCCCCTTGGACTACCCGGGCTCTGTCTGAGGTGTCGGGAGAAAACCCAGAAGAGAaggacaaaaaaaagaacaccctTAACAAACCTAACTTAAACACGCTGGTGATGGAAGACAACTCGGGGAAAACACAGTCCCTGAAATCGGTCCCGGAAAAGCTTGTGGTCGACAAGCCTACAGCAGGAGCACTTGACAAAAAGGAAGGGGAACAAGCCAAGGCATTGTTTGAAAAGGTCAAGAAGTTCAGGCTGCATGTAGAGGAGGGAGATCTGCTTTACAGCATGTATGTTCGACAAACAGTCCTGAAGGTTTTAAAGttcctaattattattatctataaCAGTGCGCTGGTGTCGAAAGTGCAGTTTACAGTCAGCTGCAATGTGGACATACAAGACATGACTGGATACAAAAATTTCTCCTGCAATCACACAATGGCACACTTGTTCTCTAAACTCTCTTTTTGCTACCTGAGTTTAGTTAGTGTTTACGGGCTGACGTGTCTCTATACTTTGTACTGGTTGTTCTACCGCTCCCTCAAAGAGTACTCTTTTGAGTATGTGCGTCAGGAGACAGGGATCGATGATATCCCGGATGTGAAAAACGACTTTTCCTTCATGCTTCACATGATCGATCAGTACGATCCTCTGTACTCCAAGAGATTTGCCGTCTTTCTGTCCGAAGTcagtgaaaacaaattaaagcaaCTCAACTTGAACAACGAGTGGACTCCTGATAAGCTTCGACAAAGGCTGCAGACAAACAGCAGTAACAGACTGGAACTGCAGCTTTTTATGCTCTCCGGCCTTCCAGACACAATATTCGAAGTAGCAGAGCTTCAGTCCCTGAGGCTGGAGATCATAAACAATGTTACAATACCAGCATCTATCGCCCAGCTCGAGAACCTCCAAGAGCTCGCCCTCTACCAGTGTTCTTTAAAAATCCATTCCGCAGCCACctcatttttgaaagaaaacttAAAGGTCTTGAGAGTGAAGTTTGATGACAACCGGGAGCTGCCACATTGGTTATACTGTCTTAGAAATTTAGAGGAACTTCACCTCACTGGTTCCTTAAGTCCTGACGTCTCAAAAACCATTACGCTCGACTCCTTACGGGAGCTGAAGAGTCTTAAAACGCTCTCCTTAAAAAGCAACTTCACCAAAATCCCACAGTGTATTGTCGACGTTTCCAGTCACCTGCAGAAGCTTTACATTCACAATGACGGCACTAAATTGGTCATGCTAAACAACCTGAAGAAAATGACCAACCTGACTGAGTTAGAGCTGGTGCACTGCGACCTGGAGAGAATACCGCACGCAGTGTTCAGCCTTGTAAACCTCCAAGAGCTGGACTTGAAGGAAAATAACCTCAAATCTATTGAGGAGATTCTCAGCTTTCAGCACCTGCGGAAATTGACGTGCCTGAAACTGTGGCACAATGGAATCCCCTACATCCCAGAGCACATTAAAAAACTGACGAGTCTGGAGAGGCTGTATTTCAGCCACAATAAAATCGAGGTTCTGCCTTCTCACCTCTTTCTGTGCAACAAGCTCCGATTCTTGGACTTGTCATACAATGACATTCGGTTCATCCCTCCTGAAGTCGGGGTTCTGCAGAGTCTCCAGTACTTTTCCATTACTTGCAACAAAGTTGAAAGTTTGCCCGACGAGCTTTATTTTTGCAAGAAGCTGAAGACCTTAAAGATAGGAAAGAACTCTTTGTCTCTGCTGTCTCCAAAGATTGCTAATTTAGTTTTATTGACGCTCTTAGACCTCAAAGGCAACCACTTTGAAGCTCTCCCTGCTGAACTGGGTGCCTGTAAGGCTTTGAAGCGAAGTGGTCTGATTGTGGAGGATGCCTTGTTTGAAACTCTGCCTTCTGAAGTCAGGGAGAAAATGAAAGTGGAGTAA